In Numidum massiliense, a single genomic region encodes these proteins:
- a CDS encoding HAD-IIIC family phosphatase: MKEIKCVVWDLDDTLWDGVLLEGDRVQLKPGVRDILNTLDNRGILLSIASKNNHAQAMERLVEFGIDHYFLFPQINWNAKSSSLAKIKQSLNIGMDTIAFIDDQAFERDEAKSVHPEITVFDATAYRELLAMPRLNPKVISDDSRRRRLMYVEDQNRQAAEAAYEGPTVKFLESLAMKFTISRAREEDLQRAEELTVRTNQLNSTGIQYSYDKLKELLESPTHHLWICELVDRYGSYGKIGLVLVEIQGDVWHIRLLLMSCRTVSRGVGTVLLSFLMKKAKEEGKVLRADFRRTERNRQMLMTYQFANFKEKERVKDITVFENDLSKIQDYPPYIQVIVAEEEKV, encoded by the coding sequence TTGAAAGAAATAAAATGCGTCGTATGGGACCTAGACGATACGCTATGGGACGGTGTGTTGTTAGAGGGCGATCGCGTTCAGTTAAAACCTGGCGTTCGTGACATTCTTAATACGCTAGACAATAGAGGGATTCTTTTATCGATTGCTAGTAAGAACAATCATGCTCAAGCGATGGAACGGCTTGTTGAGTTTGGAATCGATCATTATTTCTTGTTTCCACAAATCAATTGGAATGCAAAGTCTTCCTCGTTAGCCAAAATTAAACAATCCCTTAATATAGGTATGGATACGATTGCGTTTATCGACGATCAAGCGTTTGAGCGGGACGAGGCAAAGTCGGTACATCCGGAGATTACCGTCTTCGACGCCACAGCTTATCGGGAGCTGCTTGCAATGCCTCGCCTTAACCCGAAAGTTATTTCGGATGATAGCCGCCGTCGCAGACTTATGTATGTGGAGGACCAGAACCGACAAGCAGCGGAAGCGGCATATGAAGGGCCGACTGTGAAATTTTTGGAAAGCCTTGCTATGAAATTTACGATTTCGCGCGCTCGGGAAGAAGATTTGCAACGAGCCGAAGAGTTGACAGTTCGCACGAATCAGCTCAATTCGACTGGTATCCAATACAGTTACGATAAGCTGAAAGAGCTGCTAGAATCGCCTACCCACCACTTATGGATTTGCGAGCTCGTGGATCGATACGGTTCATATGGAAAGATCGGACTAGTGTTAGTAGAGATTCAAGGCGATGTTTGGCATATTCGCCTCTTGCTTATGTCGTGTCGGACTGTATCGCGGGGAGTTGGGACCGTCCTGCTGTCCTTCCTAATGAAAAAGGCCAAAGAAGAAGGGAAAGTCCTAAGAGCCGACTTCCGGCGCACCGAGCGTAACCGCCAGATGTTAATGACTTATCAATTTGCTAACTTTAAGGAGAAGGAGCGAGTGAAGGATATTACCGTATTTGAAAACGATCTATCCAAAATTCAGGACTACCCGCCGTACATTCAAGTGATTGTAGCTGAGGAGGAAAAAGTATGA
- a CDS encoding acyl-CoA dehydrogenase family protein, which yields MQREDQQAVLARATVFAESVIRPQAGHIDQVEALPREIITGIAEHGLLGAPIPAKYGGLGLDPVTYGKLTEIIGKACCSTRTLLTVHTSLVGETLVKMGNAAQKEKYLPDLAAGKRLWCFALSEPESGSNANSVHTRYESKKNGFILNGKKKWISFAEIADYYLLIAADNGVVSAFIVERDRPGIEIRPMKGLLGSRGSHMAEISLRNVEIPAENLLGQLGMGFNFIVNTALHYGRYSVAWGGVAVGQAALEEMVNYARTREQFGQKIGQFQLVKGMIADAVTRVHAARALCLKAGELHLANDEQAVMETNIAKYFTSKVALEVASDAVQVFGGNGCWNQYPVERLFREAKILEIIEGTSQLQQVLIADHGLRKYRRRKLTGLGEAYRE from the coding sequence ATGCAACGTGAAGACCAACAAGCGGTATTAGCCCGTGCGACTGTGTTTGCCGAATCTGTTATACGCCCCCAAGCTGGGCATATTGATCAGGTGGAAGCCCTACCGCGCGAAATTATTACTGGTATAGCAGAACACGGTTTACTAGGCGCACCGATTCCTGCCAAGTACGGGGGATTAGGTTTAGATCCCGTAACTTACGGGAAGCTGACGGAGATTATTGGCAAAGCATGTTGTTCGACGCGTACGCTGTTGACGGTACATACTTCGTTAGTTGGAGAGACGCTCGTTAAAATGGGAAATGCCGCGCAAAAAGAGAAATATTTGCCCGATCTAGCGGCAGGAAAACGGCTGTGGTGTTTTGCACTGTCGGAACCTGAAAGCGGGAGCAATGCGAATTCTGTACATACGCGTTACGAAAGCAAAAAAAACGGTTTTATCCTCAACGGAAAGAAAAAATGGATCTCCTTTGCAGAAATCGCCGACTATTATTTGCTGATTGCCGCTGACAACGGGGTAGTAAGCGCCTTCATCGTAGAGCGGGATCGGCCAGGTATTGAAATAAGGCCGATGAAAGGCTTGTTAGGAAGCCGAGGATCGCATATGGCGGAGATTTCGCTTCGAAACGTGGAAATTCCTGCGGAAAACTTGTTAGGACAGCTGGGTATGGGCTTTAATTTTATTGTGAATACAGCGTTGCACTACGGACGATACAGTGTTGCCTGGGGAGGTGTGGCCGTTGGACAAGCTGCATTGGAAGAAATGGTGAACTACGCCAGAACTCGGGAGCAGTTTGGTCAAAAAATTGGACAGTTCCAGCTGGTCAAAGGAATGATCGCGGACGCAGTGACACGCGTTCACGCGGCTCGTGCCTTATGCCTCAAAGCAGGGGAGTTGCATCTCGCCAACGATGAGCAAGCTGTGATGGAAACGAACATTGCTAAATATTTCACCTCTAAAGTAGCGCTCGAAGTTGCTTCTGACGCTGTTCAAGTATTTGGAGGTAACGGTTGCTGGAATCAGTATCCTGTCGAGCGTTTGTTCCGAGAAGCGAAGATTTTGGAAATCATTGAGGGTACATCGCAACTGCAACAGGTTTTAATCGCCGACCACGGGTTGCGCAAGTACAGGCGGCGGAAACTGACAGGATTGGGGGAGGCGTATCGTGAATAA